The stretch of DNA GTTACCAAATTTCCATACAATACCCACAAATCGTAGAGTGGCTCGGCTTTGTAGACCAATAAATTGTTGGGTAGAATGGCAGAACATTCACAAAAATGCTCCTCTTTCATCGCTATGTCCAAACACATATTCATCTCTTCGCCAGGAGCAGGACAAAAATTGTAATAGACTGTTTCTGAAATATATTCGTTTTGATGTAGGCAAATTTCTTGCTCTTCCACCAACATACTATCGATGATGGGTGGCAATGTGAAACTCAATACTACAATGCTCAGTAACAGGACTTTTTGTAGCTGAGGCCGAGCGTTTTTACGAATAAAAAAGTAGTAAAATAAACCTCCAGCCACTGAAAGGGCATAAGTCAATAATAAGTAGTTGACCATTGTTTAGCCATTTTAAAATTAATCGTCGAGTGATTTATTGATTAGATCTTGAATGTCATTTAGTTCTTCATTGTCAATTCCTTCGTTGTCCATCAATGCAGATACCAATGAACTTGCAGAGCCTCCAAAAGCATTGTCCAACACATTGCTGATAAGTCTCTTTTGATAGGTATCCTTTGAGATAATGGGAAGGTAATAATGATTTCTCCCAACTGCTTCATGACCGACATAAGGCCCTTTCTCGGTTTTCTGCAATATACGTACAATCGTAGAAACTGTATTGTAGGCAGGGCGTGGTTTTTCCTGCCAATGCTGTAAAATATCTTTTACACAGGCTTTCTTCAACTTCCAAAGTATATTCATTACCTTCAATTCTAAAGGCGTGAGCAAATCCGTCTTATCTTGAAATTTATCAGGCATAAGTATTTGTATAAAGATTAAAGTATTGGGTGAATAACTTTTAGTCTTCTACAAAAATACAACTAATTATTTAGTTCGGCAAATATTGTTGTATTTTTGATTTTTATTTCTACTTTGACTTTCATTTACTTCAATGAGCTTATTACCTTATTTATTTCCCAATTTGATAGAAGCTGGCTGCGATGAAGCAGGGCGAGGCTGTTTAGCAGGCCCTGTTTTTGCAGCAGCTGTTATTTTACCAAAAGATTTCGTGTATCCTCAGCTCAATGATTCCAAAAAACTTAACGAAAAAACACGTATTATCTTGCGTGAGGTGATAGAAAGAGAAGCATTGGCTTTTGGGGTAGGGATTTGTTCGGCACAAGAAATTGATGAACTCAATATTCTCAATGCCTCTTTTGAAGCTATGCACCGTGCATTGGCAAAACTTAGCATCCGACCCGAAATGATTTTGGTAGATGGAAATCGCTTCAAGCCCTTTCAAAATATTGACCATCAATGTATCATCAAAGGGGATGGAAAGTATCTATCTATTGCGGCTGCGTCTATTTTGGCAAAAACATACCGAGATGATTTTATGGAGAAAATACATTTGCAGTATCCACAATATAGGTGGGATAGTAACAAAGGTTATCCGACAATAGCCCATCGAAAAGCTATTGAAGAATATGGTAGCTGTGCCTATCACCGCCAATCTTTTCGTTTGTTGGCTACTGACTAATAAAAAAATACATTAAGTATTTTGAAAATAAGATTACCACAATCAATGCTTTTGAAGTTTAGGCAAGCAAAAAATTGTTTGCTCGATATACTTTTATCATTGTGAATTTGTTTGTATTTTTTGACCTTTGTACCAAAGTATTCATTTTTTCATTACAATATCTAAGAAACTATGAGAGCCATAAAAGATTTGATACTGTCACCTTTTTTGCTTTTTTTAATATTATATGCTACTACTATTACTGCACAAAACAGTTCTTTTGATAAGCCTATTAACAAAGAACCTATTAGGTTAATTATTCCCCCAAAAGATACGGTTAAAACAAATATAGAACCTTCAAATGATGAGCAATTAATAAATGATTATAATTTTGATTATGGAGGTACAATATTGATTGATTTACCAGGGGGAAATGAAGATGCTTTTCCTAATGATAAAAATGTGGATACAGATATAAATACAACAAATACTTCTAATACTACAAAACCTCCTTCAACAAATACTACGCAACCAGGTGTTGCAGTCAGAACTTATACAAGCGAGGAGATAGACAGACTCATTCATCCCGAAAAAGAACTCAATAGAGAACAAAACTTTCACAATTTTATTCAGAGTAGAAAATTAATTGAGCCAGAGATGGTATCACTTAAAAGCTTTTCGCTTAATCAAATACCAAGCTACAATGATGAAAGTTATCGAATAAAATTGGAGATTTTACACTCCGAAATTCCTTTGACCTACAATGAGTATGTGAAGATATTCATCGACATGTATCTTATAGAAAAGAGGGATCAAGTGAAGCAAATGTTGGCACGTAAAGAACTGTATCTACCTGCTTGTGAGGCAGCTTTGGATAGACATGATTTGCCAATGTATTTGAAGTATCTTCCAGTCATTTTATCAGCCTTAACACCACATGCCAAATCATCATCGGGTGCATCAGGTTTGTGGCAATTGCCTTACGAAACTGCTCGATTGTATGGTTTGGAGTCCAACGATTATATTGATGAAAGACGAGATCCCAGACTATCATCAGAAGTAGCTGCAAAACACTTGATAAACTTGTGGAATAAATACCACGATTGGCATTTGACCATAGCAGCATTTTGTGGAGGAGAAGGTGCTGTCAACAAGGCGATTAGGCGTTCTGGTGGACAAAAAGATTATTGGGTAATTGCAGAATACCTGCCAGAAGAAATCCAAGCTTATGTACCGCTTTTTATTGCAGCCGTTTATACCATGACCTACTATCCTGACCACAATATTCACCAATTCAATGCACCATATAATTTTTATTTAACCGATACGGTGAGCATCAAAAGAGGATTTGATTTGTCAAGCGTGGCTAAATTTGTAGATATGAAATTAGAAGAGGTACAATTTTTAAACCCTGCTATTAAAAGAGATACCATTCCTCCTTCAAAACGGGGATACCCACTGGTGCTACCTATCTCAAAAGTTGGTTGGGCGCAATCTTATGAACGGAATCTAAATGCTATCAATGAAGAAACCATTTTGGACAGCAACAAAAAATTGACTTTACCACCAGACAATATTTGGACAAAACCAACAGATGAGTACGGGGTGATTTCTTCAACTAATAGAACCAATGTATATAACAAAACTACTCAAAATAGCAGTATTAGTACATATGTAGTACTAAAATACCCACTAAAACCAGGAGATATTTTGGGAACAATAGCACAAAAATTTGATTGTACCATTGCAGACTTGCGCCAATGGAACGATATTGAAGACGAAAGCCGTATGAAAATCGGACAAGAATTGCTCATCATGGTTCCTAAAGAGCATGAAATGCTTTATAAAAACATAATAGTAAAAGAAAACTAAAACATACAGTTACTACATAACATTGAACACTTACTACTCCAACCAGCACGGCTGCTTCTTTAACCTTGTTGATTTTGTGGTATTTTGTTAAATTTCAGCAATAATAAAAAATCAAATGCGAAATATTCTTTTTTTAGTATGTACCACCTTTTGTCTATGTCTTTCTTG from Chitinophagales bacterium encodes:
- a CDS encoding BlaI/MecI/CopY family transcriptional regulator, translating into MPDKFQDKTDLLTPLELKVMNILWKLKKACVKDILQHWQEKPRPAYNTVSTIVRILQKTEKGPYVGHEAVGRNHYYLPIISKDTYQKRLISNVLDNAFGGSASSLVSALMDNEGIDNEELNDIQDLINKSLDD
- a CDS encoding transglycosylase SLT domain-containing protein, whose translation is MRAIKDLILSPFLLFLILYATTITAQNSSFDKPINKEPIRLIIPPKDTVKTNIEPSNDEQLINDYNFDYGGTILIDLPGGNEDAFPNDKNVDTDINTTNTSNTTKPPSTNTTQPGVAVRTYTSEEIDRLIHPEKELNREQNFHNFIQSRKLIEPEMVSLKSFSLNQIPSYNDESYRIKLEILHSEIPLTYNEYVKIFIDMYLIEKRDQVKQMLARKELYLPACEAALDRHDLPMYLKYLPVILSALTPHAKSSSGASGLWQLPYETARLYGLESNDYIDERRDPRLSSEVAAKHLINLWNKYHDWHLTIAAFCGGEGAVNKAIRRSGGQKDYWVIAEYLPEEIQAYVPLFIAAVYTMTYYPDHNIHQFNAPYNFYLTDTVSIKRGFDLSSVAKFVDMKLEEVQFLNPAIKRDTIPPSKRGYPLVLPISKVGWAQSYERNLNAINEETILDSNKKLTLPPDNIWTKPTDEYGVISSTNRTNVYNKTTQNSSISTYVVLKYPLKPGDILGTIAQKFDCTIADLRQWNDIEDESRMKIGQELLIMVPKEHEMLYKNIIVKEN
- a CDS encoding ribonuclease HII, with amino-acid sequence MSLLPYLFPNLIEAGCDEAGRGCLAGPVFAAAVILPKDFVYPQLNDSKKLNEKTRIILREVIEREALAFGVGICSAQEIDELNILNASFEAMHRALAKLSIRPEMILVDGNRFKPFQNIDHQCIIKGDGKYLSIAAASILAKTYRDDFMEKIHLQYPQYRWDSNKGYPTIAHRKAIEEYGSCAYHRQSFRLLATD